The genomic region GAAGAGCTTTATAGAATCATAGGTCTTGGAGCCCTTAAATATTATATTCTGAAGGTGGATCCTCGAAAAAGAATTCTTTTTAATCCTGAAGAATCTGTAGATTTCCAGGGTAATACGGGACCTTTTATTCAGTATACCTATGCGAGAATTCAGTCGATCCTTAGAAAAGCAGATTTTGATACTACCGCGTCGCTTTCCGAAGATTTTAAATTTCATGAGAAAGAGAAGGAGTTGATCAAACAATTACAGTTATTCCCGGAAACCATTGCACTGGCGGCAGATAATCACTCACCAGCGCTAATTGCCAATTATACGTATGAACTGGTGAAATCCTTCAATTCATTCTATCAAAATGTACAGATACTTGGTATTGATGATGAAGCTGAAAAGGTGTTCAGAGTACAACTTTCAGGAACTGTAGCCAGCGTCATCAAATCGGCTTTTAAGCTACTTGGAATCGAAGTGCCGGAACGTATGTAATGGTGATCGTGTAGTAGCGATATTTAAGAAGATGGACTTTATACTTCAGCTTCAAATCATTAAATTTGCAATTCGCTGCCAGTCAGCAGGAGAATAAAACCACAGGAAAAATTATGTTTGATAATTTAAGCGATAAGTTAGATAGTGCCTTTCACGTCCTTAAAGGACACGGGCAGATCACTGAAATAAATGTTGCGGAAAGCCTTAAAGAGGTTCGACGTGCTTTAGTTGATGCCGATGTTAACTATAAGATTGCCAAGGAATTTACCAGTACGGTGAAGGAAAAGGCGATGGGTCAGGATGTACTAAAGACGTTAAAACCAGGCCAGTTAATGGTGAAACTCGTAAAAGATGAGTTGACCCAGTTAATGGGTGGTGAAGCGGAAGGAATTAATTTAAGCGGGGATCCATCTATTATTCTTATGTCTGGTTTACAGGGTAGTGGTAAGACCACTTTTTCCGGTAAACTCGCAAATTTCCTTAAAAATAAAAAAACTAAGAAACCTCTATTGGTAGCCTGTGATGTTTATCGTCCGGCCGCGATCAATCAGCTGCATGTTGTTGGAGAACAGATTGGAGTGGAGGTATTTTCAGATGAAGGAAATCAGGATCCGGTGGCGATCTCTAAAGCGGCAATCGCCTATGCTAAAGAGAATGGTCATAATGTAGTGATCATTGATACCGCGGGTCGCCTTGCTGTAGATGAAGCGATGATGACCGAGATTTCCAATATTCACAAAGCGATCCAGCCTCAGGAAACATTATTCGTAGTGGATTCCATGACGGGTCAGGATGCGGTCAATACGGCCAAAACATTCAACGAGCGCCTTAATTTTGATGGTGTTATCCTTACTAAACTGGATGGTGATACACGTGGTGGTGCGGCAATCTCCATTAAATCTGTTGTAAACAAGCCAATCAAATTTATTGGTACCGGTGAAAAAATGGATGCGATCGATATTTTTTATCCTTCGCGTATGGCAGACAGGATCCTTGGAATGGGGGATGTTGTTTCGCTTGTGGAAAGAGCTCAGGAGCAGTATGATGAAGAAGAAGCTAGAAAACTTCAGAAGAAAATTGCTAAAAATAAGTTCGGTTTTGATGATTTTCTGAATCAACTTCAGCAGATCAAAAAAATGGGATCCATGAAAGATCTTTTGGGAATGATACCAGGAGCTGGAAAAATGCTGAAGGATGTTGACATTGATGATGATGCATTCAAGGGAATTGAAGCGATCATTCACTCAATGACTCCGTTGGAAAGAAGTGAGCCTAAAGTTATCAACGCCAGTCGTAAGAAAAGAATTGCTAAAGGTTCTGGTACAACAGTACAGGAAGTAAATCAATTACTCAAGCAATTTAATCAAATGGGTAAAATGATGAAGATGATGCAAGGTGGCGGAGGCCGAAAAATGATGCAAATGATGAAGGGAATGAATTAATTCCCTTTTTTAATACAACGCAAACACAACACACAATGACAATACTCGATGGTAAACAGGTGAGTAGCGATATCAAAAATGAGATCGCTGCTGAAGTTACCAAACTAAAATCTCGTGGAGAAAAAGTACCACATCTTGCTGCGATCATCGTAGGAAAGGATGGAGCAAGTTTAACATATGTGAACAGTAAAGTAAAGGCCTGTGAAAGAGTAGGATTTCAATCCTCACTTTACAGAATGCCGCATACTGTAAGCGAGATCGAGCTGCTGGACAAGATCCAGGAATTGAACGACAATGATGATATTGATGGGTTCATAGTTCAGCTTCCTTTGCCACCACAAATTGACACTCAAAAGGTATTGAATGCAGTTGATCCAGATAAAGACGTAGATGGATTTCACCCTACGAACTTCGGAAAAATGGCACTGGATATGACCACCTTTATTCCTGCAACACCGTTTGGAATACTGGAACTTCTGGAGCGTTATGATATTCCTACTAAAGGGAAACATACAGTGGTGATAGGAAGAAGTTATATCGTAGGCAGACCTATGAGTATCCTGATGGGTCGTAGTGGTTTTCCCGGTAATTCCACGGTAACCTTAACTCATGAGTTTACAAAGAATATTACGCAGGTAACGTCTCAGGCAGATATCGTTATCATCGCAGTAGGAATTCCAGATTTTCTTAAGGCTGAAATGATCAAAGACGATGCTGTTATTATTGATGTTGGAATTACCAGAGTACCAGATGATAATACTGAAAAAGGTTATGTCATCAAGGGAGATGTAGATTTTGAAAACGTGAGCAAAAGAGCTTCATATATCACACCGGTTCCTGGTGGAGTAGGGCCTATGACGGTTTCAATGTTACTTAAAAATACACTTCTTGCAAGGGAGAGACATAAAAAAAGAGCAGATATTAAGTTGTTAGAACGATAAAAAAAAGGGAATTTAATTCCCTCTTTTTTTTAAGCTTCCTTCTCAATTTTCCAGTCGAGATAATTATGAAGATCAGACTCTATAAATCTCAATCCAAAAGTAAAGATTGCCATATCATCAATATATCCCAGACCTGGAATAAAATCTGGTATAATATCAAGTGGATTCAAAATATAAAGAAAAGAGAATGCGACAGTAGCAATTGTGAACCAAGGCACCTTGTTGTAAACACCTATTCTATAGTCTTTTAGCATCCCATACATTAACTTCGCTAGCTCGCTATATTTCTGTAATAACCCCGAATTGTTGATCTTATCATCAACTTTATCCTGGCTATCCATAGCGATGCTTACATCATTGTCGTCGATCTTTGTTACTTCAGTTTTAAAGTAATCTTCGTCTATTTTTTTCTTTAGGTTTCCAAACATAGTTTTTTCTTTTAGTTATAATCGGTGGTGAGCATTCCCATACTCTTTCTTGTAGATCTTCAGAATTAATAAAAACAAGGATACCAGTAATGGTCCAAATATCAATCCTATAAATCCAAATAGCGGTACTCCCACGATCACCCCAAAAAGCGTAATCAATGGATGAACACTTGCCAGTTTCTCAAGTACATAAAGCCGTATAATATTATCGGTTGAGCCTACAACGACTAGTCCGTAAATAAGTAGAGCTATTGCCTGGAAGTCATTTCCCTGTGCGAATAAAAGAATAACTGCGGGCAGTACTCCTATGGCAGTTCCTATAAAGGGTATCATCGAGCCAATCGCAGTAATCACAAACCAGAAGAAAGGATCTGGAACCCCAAATATCAAGTAACCTATAAGTGCTATTACACCCTGCACGATGGCTACCAGTGGAATTCCCAAAGCGTTACTTCTAACCAATTGATCACTTTCGTCGCCAATCACCCGAATATTATCCTTTCCTAACGGGATATATTCGATTAGGGAATGTCTCATTGACTTCTGATTCATAAGCATGTAGTACAGCATGAAATACATGATCCCAATCGCAATAAAGGCGTCAAATGTTCCGCCGGCAAGATTCTGAAGGTTGGAAGAAAGCCACCCGGTAATTGCTGAAGTATCTATACTCTCGCTAATGTTATATCCAATATATTCTTCAGCTATATTTAGTTGATCTTTAAGAGCACTAAGAACCCGTTCAGAATTTGCAACGGCTTTACCTATTTTACTGGTAAGCATAATTGCAATTAGAGTAACTGGGACTAAAATGCCAATGATACTTCCGGTCATTAAAAGCGTAGCTGCTAAAGCTGGTTTCCAACCTCGAAGCACCAGTTTTCTTTGCCAACCTTTCATAAGTACGTAAAGTGTAACCGCACCTAGAACCCCAGATAGGTAGGGAACGACCTCCTTGAAGATCAATACTGAAAGAAACAGTATTAATAGTAATACAAAAATTTGCCGTACAAGTGACGGTTTCAGTTTATCCATTTGGTTGGTTGGTGATGAATAAGGTTATTAACTCGCGAACAACTGACTCATATCCTTGAATGCCTTGAACTCCAACGCATTTCCGCAAGGATCTTTAAAGAACATAGTAGCCTGTTCGCCTGGTTTGCCTTCGAACCTGATATAAGGCTCTATGACGAAATCAACATTTTTTCGTTTTAGAAGACCAGCAAATTCATGAAAAACCTCCCATTGCAATACTACCCCAAAATGAGGTACTGGAACAGCCTTTCCATCTACAGGATTGGAAGTCGAACTGGCAGTTTCTTGTGGGTCCTGGTAATGTATTACCAACTGGTGCCCAAAAAAATTGAAATCCACCCAGTGATCACTACTACGGCCTTCGCCACAACCTAAAGTTTCTTTGTAAAATTTTCTACAGGACTCCAGATCAGATACTGGGATCGCTAAATGAAATGGCTGTACTTTCATAAAATTAAGATTGGTTGGTTCAAAATCG from Christiangramia sp. OXR-203 harbors:
- the ffh gene encoding signal recognition particle protein; amino-acid sequence: MFDNLSDKLDSAFHVLKGHGQITEINVAESLKEVRRALVDADVNYKIAKEFTSTVKEKAMGQDVLKTLKPGQLMVKLVKDELTQLMGGEAEGINLSGDPSIILMSGLQGSGKTTFSGKLANFLKNKKTKKPLLVACDVYRPAAINQLHVVGEQIGVEVFSDEGNQDPVAISKAAIAYAKENGHNVVIIDTAGRLAVDEAMMTEISNIHKAIQPQETLFVVDSMTGQDAVNTAKTFNERLNFDGVILTKLDGDTRGGAAISIKSVVNKPIKFIGTGEKMDAIDIFYPSRMADRILGMGDVVSLVERAQEQYDEEEARKLQKKIAKNKFGFDDFLNQLQQIKKMGSMKDLLGMIPGAGKMLKDVDIDDDAFKGIEAIIHSMTPLERSEPKVINASRKKRIAKGSGTTVQEVNQLLKQFNQMGKMMKMMQGGGGRKMMQMMKGMN
- a CDS encoding bifunctional 5,10-methylenetetrahydrofolate dehydrogenase/5,10-methenyltetrahydrofolate cyclohydrolase encodes the protein MTILDGKQVSSDIKNEIAAEVTKLKSRGEKVPHLAAIIVGKDGASLTYVNSKVKACERVGFQSSLYRMPHTVSEIELLDKIQELNDNDDIDGFIVQLPLPPQIDTQKVLNAVDPDKDVDGFHPTNFGKMALDMTTFIPATPFGILELLERYDIPTKGKHTVVIGRSYIVGRPMSILMGRSGFPGNSTVTLTHEFTKNITQVTSQADIVIIAVGIPDFLKAEMIKDDAVIIDVGITRVPDDNTEKGYVIKGDVDFENVSKRASYITPVPGGVGPMTVSMLLKNTLLARERHKKRADIKLLER
- a CDS encoding YkvA family protein gives rise to the protein MFGNLKKKIDEDYFKTEVTKIDDNDVSIAMDSQDKVDDKINNSGLLQKYSELAKLMYGMLKDYRIGVYNKVPWFTIATVAFSFLYILNPLDIIPDFIPGLGYIDDMAIFTFGLRFIESDLHNYLDWKIEKEA
- a CDS encoding AI-2E family transporter; translation: MDKLKPSLVRQIFVLLLILFLSVLIFKEVVPYLSGVLGAVTLYVLMKGWQRKLVLRGWKPALAATLLMTGSIIGILVPVTLIAIMLTSKIGKAVANSERVLSALKDQLNIAEEYIGYNISESIDTSAITGWLSSNLQNLAGGTFDAFIAIGIMYFMLYYMLMNQKSMRHSLIEYIPLGKDNIRVIGDESDQLVRSNALGIPLVAIVQGVIALIGYLIFGVPDPFFWFVITAIGSMIPFIGTAIGVLPAVILLFAQGNDFQAIALLIYGLVVVGSTDNIIRLYVLEKLASVHPLITLFGVIVGVPLFGFIGLIFGPLLVSLFLLILKIYKKEYGNAHHRL
- a CDS encoding VOC family protein, translated to MKVQPFHLAIPVSDLESCRKFYKETLGCGEGRSSDHWVDFNFFGHQLVIHYQDPQETASSTSNPVDGKAVPVPHFGVVLQWEVFHEFAGLLKRKNVDFVIEPYIRFEGKPGEQATMFFKDPCGNALEFKAFKDMSQLFAS